Genomic segment of Anaeromyxobacter sp.:
ACCACCGGGACCCCCAGGTCCGCCAGCCGTGCCTCCCAGGCCGGCCGCGAGGTGGGTGGAATGCGCAGCGCCACCAGGTGCAGGCCGGGCCGCCCGTCGCGCCACGCCGACACCTCGGGCGCCTGGTCGGCCCGCTCCAGCGCCAGGAAGGCGCCGCCCTCGAGCGACAGCCAGACGCTCCGGTCGCCGCCCTCCGGCAGGGGCCAGCGGCGCGCCACCTCGAGCCCCAGCACCTCGCGGTAGAAGCGCTCGCAGGCGGCGAGGTCGTGGCACTGGAGGGCGACGTGGTGGAGCGCCGGGGTCACGGGGCGGGGAGTCTACGCGGCGGCGCGCACCCGGCGCCACCGCGGCGGGGCGCCCGGCCGGCGGGCAGGCCGCCTGGCCACCCGGGCGCTGGGTCCGCGCCGCCGGCCCCGGCGCGCGTGCTAGCATCCGGCCCGTGTCGACCCCGCTCGCCGGAAAGCGGCTCCTGCTGATCGTCGAGGATGCGGTCCTGGCCGCGCTGCTGGCCGAGGCCGCCAGCCGCCTGGGCGCGGAGGCCACCGTCGCGCCCACCGGCCGCGCCGCCCTGGAGGCCCTGGCCCGCCCGCCCCTGCCCGGCGCCGCCGTGCTCGACCTGCCCCTGCCCGACGTGCGCGGCAGCGAGGTCCTGGCGGCGCTCAGGCGCGCCGGCGTGCCGGTGGTGGCCATCTCGGGTGCCTTCCGCGGACCGCAGGCCGCCGGCGAGGTGCTGCGCGCCGGCGCGGCCGACTTCTTCGAGAAGCCCTTCCCGGTGCTGGCGCTGATGGCGCGGGTGGCGCGGCTCATGGGCGAGGCCCTGCCGGGGCTCGGCGAGCCGGAGGACGAGGTGACGGGCGCCATCCCGCTGGGGCCGGGCCCCGGCGGCGGGCTCGACGACGCCCCGTTCCTGGCGCTGACCGACGACGACCAGGTCCACGAGCCGCCCCCGGCCACCGGCGCGGACGCGCTGGCCAGCCCCCTGCCGGCCCCGCCGCGCCAGCCGGCGCCCGCCGGCTCCGCCCTGGCGCCGCCCGGGCCGCCACCTCGCCGCGGCGATCTCGGCCAGGCCAGCGTGCCGCGCCTGCTGGTGGCCCTGCACGTGGCCCAGGCCACCGGGGCGCTGACGGTGCGCCGCGGCCCGGTCAAGAAGATCCTGCTGCTGGAGAAGGGGGCGCCGATCTACGCGGCGTCCAACGTGGCGGGGGAGCGCCTCGGCGCCATCTGCGTGCGGCGCGGGGTCATCGCGGCCGACGCCCTGCTGGCGCTGCGTCGCGCCGACCCGGCGGCCCGCACCGCCGACCTGCTGCTGGCGGCCCGCGCCCTGACGCCGGCCCGCCGGGCCGAGCTCACCAGCGCCCAGGTCCGGGCCATCGCCTGGTCCACCTTCGAGTGGCGCGACGGCGAGTACGACTTCCAGCTGGCCCGGCCGCCGGCCGGCCTGCTGCAGCTGGGGCTGTCGATGGCCGACCTGCTGCTGGAGGGGCTGGTGCGGGCCTCGACCCTGCCCACCCTGCTGGCCGAGCTGCCGCGCGACCTGCACCTGGCCCCCTCGCCCGCGCCGGCCTTCGAGCTCTACGCCCTGGGGCTCCGCCCGGCCGAGGCCCACCTGCTCTCGCTGTGCGACGGCACCAAGAGCGTGCAGGACCTGGCGGCGCTGGCGCGGGTGCCGGAGCGCGAGGCCCTGGCCTTCCTGCAGGCCCTGCGGGTGATGCGGGTGCTGGAGAGCGTGGAGAGCGTGCTGGCGGGCACCCGGCGCATCGGCTTCATGTGAGCGCGCCGGCGGGCCGGGCCCCGTGTTCGGCACGCCGCTTGCGGTGAGCGTGGCGGGGCGGCTATACATCGCGCCCCTTCGCCCCCGCCCGGCCCTTTTCGGCCCGAGGCCGGACCTCACGTCAGGACCCCATGATCGCCCGCGAGAAGATCCGCAACGTCGCCATCGTCGCCCACGTCGACCACGGCAAGACCACGCTCGTCGACTACATGCTGCGCCAGGCCGGCACCTTCCGCACCAACGAGACCATGGTCGACCGGGTCATGGACTCCAACGACCTGGAGCGCGAGAAGGGCATCACCATCCTCGCCAAGAACACCGCGGTGAACTGGAAGGGCATCAAGATCAACATCGTGGACACGCCCGGCCACGCCGACTTCGGCGGCGAGGTGGAGCGCGCCCTGCGGCTGGTGGACGGCGTGCTCCTGCTGGTGGACGCCGCCGAGGGGCCGCTGCCCCAGACCCGCTTCGTGCTCTCCAAGGCCCTGGCCATGGGCCTGCCGTCGGTGCTGGTGGTCAACAAGGTGGACCGCCAGGACGCCCGCGCCAAGGAGGTGCTGGACCTGGTCTACTCGCTCTACATCGACCTGGGCGCCAACGAGCACCAGATCGACTTCCCGGTCATCTACGCCATCGCCCGCGAGGGCAAGGCGGGCCACACCGTGGAGGGCGCCTTCGAGGCCGACTCGCTCAAGCCGCTCTTCGACGCCATCCTCTCCCACATCCCGCACCCGCCGGCCGGCGACGCCACCCACGTCCAGATGCTCATCGACAACCTGGACTACGACGAGTACGTGGGGCGCCTCGCCATCGGCCGCATCAACTCCGGCGTGCTGCACGAGGGCGACCAGATCGCCGTCATCCGCGAGGAGGGCAAGATCGTCCCGGCCAAGGTGGTGCGGCTCTACGTCTACGACGGCCTGAAGCGGGTCGAGGTGAAGGACGCCGGGCCGGGCGAGATCGTGTGCATCGCCGGCGCCGAGGAGATCGGCATCGGCGACACCATCGCCGACCTGGCCAACCCGGTGGCGCTCCCGCGCATCAGCGTGGAGGAGCCCACCATGTCGATGGTCTTCAAGGTGAACGACGGCCCCTTCGCCGGCAAGGAGGGCAAGTACGTCACCAGCCGCAACATCCGCGAGCGGCTCTACCGCGAGGCCTACAAGAACGTCTCCATCCGGGTGGAGGACACCGAGACCCCCGACGCCTTCAAGGTGGTGGGGCGCGGCGAGCTGCAGCTGGCGGTCATCGTGGAGAACATGCGCCGCGAGGGCTACGAGCTGACGGTCTCCAACCCGGAGCCCATCCTCAAGAAGATCAACGGCGAGACGCACGAGCCCATGGAGCTGCTGGTGTGCGACCTGCCCACCGACGGCGTGGGCGGCGTGACCCAGTCGATGGGCACGCGCAAGGGGCGCATGGTGGACATGCAGCCCATGGGCAGCCACCGCACCCGCCTGCAGTTCCGGGTGCCGGCGCGCGGCCTGATCGGCTTCCGCGGCGAGTTCCTCACCCTGACCCGCGGCGAGGGCATCATGTCGTCGCAGTTCGACGGCTACGAGCCGTGGCAGGGCGCCATCCAGAAGCGCAAGAACGGCGCCATCGTGGCCGACCGCGTCGGCGAGGTGGTGGCCTACGCGGCCAACTACTGCCAGGAGCGCGGCTCGCTCTTCGTCAAACCGGGCGACGCCGTCTACCCGGGCATGATCGTGGGCGAGCACAGCCACGAGGGCGATCTCGACTACAACATCTGCAAGGAGA
This window contains:
- a CDS encoding VOC family protein; the protein is MTPALHHVALQCHDLAACERFYREVLGLEVARRWPLPEGGDRSVWLSLEGGAFLALERADQAPEVSAWRDGRPGLHLVALRIPPTSRPAWEARLADLGVPVVHRTRWTLYLRDPEGNRVGLSHHPDDAP
- a CDS encoding response regulator, which codes for MRPVSTPLAGKRLLLIVEDAVLAALLAEAASRLGAEATVAPTGRAALEALARPPLPGAAVLDLPLPDVRGSEVLAALRRAGVPVVAISGAFRGPQAAGEVLRAGAADFFEKPFPVLALMARVARLMGEALPGLGEPEDEVTGAIPLGPGPGGGLDDAPFLALTDDDQVHEPPPATGADALASPLPAPPRQPAPAGSALAPPGPPPRRGDLGQASVPRLLVALHVAQATGALTVRRGPVKKILLLEKGAPIYAASNVAGERLGAICVRRGVIAADALLALRRADPAARTADLLLAARALTPARRAELTSAQVRAIAWSTFEWRDGEYDFQLARPPAGLLQLGLSMADLLLEGLVRASTLPTLLAELPRDLHLAPSPAPAFELYALGLRPAEAHLLSLCDGTKSVQDLAALARVPEREALAFLQALRVMRVLESVESVLAGTRRIGFM
- the typA gene encoding translational GTPase TypA; protein product: MIAREKIRNVAIVAHVDHGKTTLVDYMLRQAGTFRTNETMVDRVMDSNDLEREKGITILAKNTAVNWKGIKINIVDTPGHADFGGEVERALRLVDGVLLLVDAAEGPLPQTRFVLSKALAMGLPSVLVVNKVDRQDARAKEVLDLVYSLYIDLGANEHQIDFPVIYAIAREGKAGHTVEGAFEADSLKPLFDAILSHIPHPPAGDATHVQMLIDNLDYDEYVGRLAIGRINSGVLHEGDQIAVIREEGKIVPAKVVRLYVYDGLKRVEVKDAGPGEIVCIAGAEEIGIGDTIADLANPVALPRISVEEPTMSMVFKVNDGPFAGKEGKYVTSRNIRERLYREAYKNVSIRVEDTETPDAFKVVGRGELQLAVIVENMRREGYELTVSNPEPILKKINGETHEPMELLVCDLPTDGVGGVTQSMGTRKGRMVDMQPMGSHRTRLQFRVPARGLIGFRGEFLTLTRGEGIMSSQFDGYEPWQGAIQKRKNGAIVADRVGEVVAYAANYCQERGSLFVKPGDAVYPGMIVGEHSHEGDLDYNICKEKKLTNIRAAGRDENVMLTPPREMGLEIALEWIAEDELVEATPKSIRLRKKYLEQTLRYKAERDRKKGLASP